One stretch of Passer domesticus isolate bPasDom1 chromosome 2, bPasDom1.hap1, whole genome shotgun sequence DNA includes these proteins:
- the HMGB1 gene encoding high mobility group protein B1 yields MGKGDPKKPRGKMSSYAFFVQTCREEHKKKHPDASVNFSEFSKKCSERWKTMSSKEKGKFEDMAKADKLRYEKEMKNYVPPKGETKKKFKDPNAPKRPPSAFFLFCSEFRPKIKGEHPGLSIGDVAKKLGEMWNNTAADDKQPYEKKAAKLKEKYEKDIAAYRAKGKVDGGKKVVAKAEKSKKKKEEEEDEDEDEEDEDDEEEEEEEDEDDDDDE; encoded by the exons ATGGGTAAAGGTGATCCTAAGAAGCCGAGAGGTAAAATGTCTTCGTACGCCTTCTTTGTGCAAACCTGTCGGGAGGAGCACAAGAAGAAACATCCAGATGCGTCAGTGAACTTCTCAGAGTTCTCAAAAAAATGCTCAGAACGATGGAAG ACTATGTCTTCTAAGGAGAAAGGGAAGTTTGAAGATATGGCAAAGGCTGACAAGCTTCGttatgaaaaagaaatgaaaaactaTGTACCACCTAagggagaaacaaaaaagaagttCAAGGATCCAAATGCACCGAAGAGGCCTCC TTCggcttttttcttgttttgctctGAGTTTCGTCCAAAAATCAAAGGAGAACATCCCGGTCTGTCCATTGGAGATGTGGCAAAGAAGCTGGGAGAGATGTGGAACAACACCGCTGCAGACGACAAACAGCCTTATGAAAAGAAGGCTGCCAAGCTGAAGGAGAAATACGAAAAG GATATCGCTGCATACCGGGCCAAAGGGAAGGTTGATGGAGGCAAGAAAGTAGTTGCCAAGGCTGAGAAGagcaagaagaagaaggaagaggaggaggatgaggacgaagatgaagaggatgaagatgatgaagaggaggaggaagaggaggatgaagatgatgatgatgatgaataA